The following are encoded together in the Capsicum annuum cultivar UCD-10X-F1 unplaced genomic scaffold, UCD10Xv1.1 ctg19252, whole genome shotgun sequence genome:
- the LOC124890505 gene encoding peroxisomal 2,4-dienoyl-CoA reductase [(3E)-enoyl-CoA-producing]-like gives LDIDSVSTFTMLLEALNYIKKGGPGKISTSSGLILNISDTLHYTTSWYQIYVAVPKAVIDLVTRYLALEWGIDYDIKVNSIAQSSIGDTASMHKLGLKEISNKSREYMPLYKLREKYDIAMAALYLASDAGWWPDAF, from the exons TACTAGATATTGATTCTGTTAGTACATTTACTATGCTCCTTGAAGCACTTAACTATATCAAGAAGGGGGGACCAGGGAAGATTTCAACTTCTAGTGGACTGATATTGAACATCAGTGATACTTTGCATTACACTACATCTTGGTATCAAATCTATGTAGCTGTTCCTAAG GCTGTTATTGATCTAGTCACTAGATATTTAGCTCTAGAGTGGGGCATAGACTATGATATTAAGGTAAATAGTATTGCTCAAAGCAGCATAGGTGACACTGCTAGCATGCATAAACTTGGACTGAAGGAGATAAGCAATAAGAGCAGAGAATACATGCCTCTGTACAAACTTAGGGAGAAATATGATATTGCCATGGCTGCTCTGTACCTTGCGTCAGATGCTGGTTGGTGGCCTGATGCTTTTTAG